A window of Aptenodytes patagonicus chromosome 1, bAptPat1.pri.cur, whole genome shotgun sequence genomic DNA:
AAAGGCTGCTCACAGAATTAACATCCAGTCTTTCTGTCACCAGTTAAGATGAAACTCCTTAAAATCCTTACAATGAAACTCACCTTTAGGGTGAGTTTTCAATAATAttagtcttctttttcttttttttttttccctttgtttcttttaaccCCCCATAAAGGAGAGACACATTAAAAATAGTAATGTCTAAAACAACATTATTTAATTCTTAGTCAGGCACCTGAAGATTTGGCTTTGAGCATCTTCTGAAATCAGCAGTCATCAGAGGAATCCAGTTTCACGGAGGCACCAGTGACGGAGTTTCTGAAAGCGTCCTCCGAGCTGCAATCCGCAGACATTTGGGGCAGCCTCCAGACTCGAAGCATGCTTTGTGAAAGCATGTTTTGCACTCTGTTTATACATACAAGCAGtttaacattcaggaaaaaacaaattaaaaaactaaTCAATAGCTGTGTTCCTTCAAGGATGTTCTATCTAATTCACCCAAGTATAAAAGTAAACAGAAGCAGTGCAAGGCCGGGAAAACAACCACCACTGTAATAACTATGACTAAAGATTTTCATAGGATTCGCAAGATTTACAGTGAACATCGGGAAGATCTGATATAGCAGCAGTGTAACACTGTCCCAGGTGCTCTCTCATGCGTAGACCCAAAAAATAGCCTCCCCCTGCAGCCATAATTATGTTCAGACAAGTCCCTGGTTTTGCTCTCTGAATTCACTGATGCAAGACAGCTGCCACAGGCTGGTTTTCAAAGATACATGCTATCCACGGTTTTCAAATACACATGCATTCAGTAAAGCAAGTTCTCAATGTTTTCCTAAAATAAGTCCCAACAGTTTTACGCACCAACATCCCCcgaaggaataaagaaaaatgtttggtcTGGAACATACCTGTGCACCTTTTGCATTTGGCAATCTGATATGGAAAGAGCAGATCTGCGCTCTGACAGAATTCACAGATAAACCCCTTCGCTTGACAGAGCTACAAAGACAGCAAAAGAGTCGATTTACTTTTAATctaagaaaaaattatttgggaatgTCAGCAGGGATATTCCTCACGCTAGCAGCTGCAAGGACACTAAGAGCCCTGGCTTCTCCTTACCTCGCAACCATCCACATGGGAGGTGGAGCTCTTCAGAATATCTTTAAGAAGGGGCAGTAACTGCCCTCGTTTGATCTTCACCAGATCATCCAGTGAGAAGAGATGCAGCTCCTCTGTCAGGTGGCTGGGGACCTGTTCAAATTCTTTCAGTAcactgcaaagagaaagaaaaaccaaatcAAGTtacaaaaagttgtttttcaagAATATTTGAAGAGTAAGCCTCTTTCACTTCTCTAGTCACTCAGGTATCATACAAGGCAAGTTCATGCTAAATCCTACCTCCCCTCCCAATTTGAGATCACATTAATAAAACTGGAGGGTTTGGGATTTAGAGCAAAATGCCTGCTTTAAATGTGCATTCCTCAGGCATTTGAGCTGCCATGCACAGTTATCCCAGCAATTCTTAAATAATGTGCAAAGGGCTCTCTCCTACCTCAGGAACAGTAGGTAAAATCCCATATAGTATCTAATGCAATAAGCTAgggttatttacttttttttgcaaagagaaCTTTGAGGGTTTTTATCCTGCACAGGTCACTATTGGGTGAAACTATGCTTGTACTGAGCGGGTGAACACTGAAAATATAgctattacttttaaaatatcactgaTGTAGAAGGTACAGTGAGGATCCTAATGCTTATTTCTATAATGGAATCACAGGTGGTCATCCAGAAGAGagacattaaaatacatttctatttaattttagtGAACAACGTGTAATTGATGCATAAAAGAGGTCCATGTCAAAGAGagaacaaaacctacttttaaagcttgttttgtttATGTCTGTTTTTAAAGAGTTCAGCAGTTCTGCAGTGAAGGTTTTATCATTCACATGTCTACCTATTAGTTATGCCCATAGTTTGGGAAGGTGAATACTAAAAATCTTTAATTTGCAGCAACAAGCAAGGTCATGTTTTGGTATTTATCACTTTTGGTTACTACTTTCATCTGAgtatgtttataaaataaactgAATCGAGCATTATGACAGATTTCTGGAAGAAATCTTTAAACTCTCAAGGAAcacatttgttaatttttttaggttttttttttttttttaaagacaaatcaTCTCAGAGATATACATAAGTATCTTTGACCTTTTAAGAATGAGTGAGAACCTAAGAGACAGAGTAGGAAAAAATGCACACCTAACAAAAATCATTCAACTTTTAAAACCGAATGTCTAAGTATGTTACAAGAAACAGAAAGCTACCACATAAAACCTGTTCTTCACTCAACATTTGCAGTGCAATAGAAGGAAGCGTTGTTATCAGAATTTTCTCTAATGATCATATTAACTCATAAAACTGCACTCAAATGTCTCTAGAAAAGAAGGCTCCATAAACACCTTAGGTACATTTTATTAAGCTATTTTTCATGCATGATCATGGCCCATACCTTTCACCAAACCTGCaggttttcaaaagcttttttaaatgaaaaagctgtTCTTGCGCCTCCTAAAAGATGaaggggaaaaccaaaacaattttaaatgaaaagcaattgcATTTATATAATCATAAGTGAGGAACACCACTATTTGAGTCAGCAACCCTTGCCAGTACATCAAGCCACACCTAAAAATAGGAACTTCACACTCAGCACAGAATTGAACAAATGGATTTTCTAACGCACGAAAGGCCAAGGAAGGCAAAGGCTACTTTTATTCACTGTCAAGGGAAGCAATTCCTAATGCTACAGACAGCTCCATGTCAGCACACCAAGATGCTAGACCCAAACCTATGTAAGAACAGGTAAGTGTCTCCTCAGCCAAGAAGGGAGTGCACGGCAACTTGTAATCTTCGGCAGAGCACCCTTCCTCAAGCTGTAGGAGGTACAGCCCTTAGATGAGCCAAGTTCTCTAATGGCCCACAAAATTAAGGAGTCATTCAAAACTTCCAGAGCTTTCCAGCAGCCAATTGCCAAGCGGAGGTAAATATTTACTGCAGGAGCCCAGCTGCCCCCCATGAACTAAAACTGGAAACCAATAAGGAAACGCCTCCCAAAGACAAAGAGGGAAATGAGACCTCTGGCATAGGTTGGGaacttctccctcctgccccttcatCTGTGAGGAGAGAGGGCAAGTCCCAGAAGCGGTGATGGGAGAAGTCTAAGTGCGGAGAAACCAACTCTGCCTCCTTCCCACATACACACATGGCAAAGGACAACCTGCCCTAAGGAGTTCTTCCCAAAAGTCTCAGACCCACAAATTCCCAATAAAAAAAGGCCACACTTACCTTCACCCTGTCCATTTCTTTACTTTTCACGTAGAGGGCTTTGTTAATACACAACACATTAAAAACTGGGTGCTGCCATATGCTGTCCAGAAGGTGTTTGGAGAAGTTGCATACGTAGTATTTTTTGAAGTCCCACTTCATCAGTATTCGGGCAGGAATGGAAGACTGGGCATAGCTGTGGCAGCAGTCACAAAAGTATTTCCCCAGGTAGTCACAATAGCGGAGTCTCCTGATATATTCTGCAGGCAGATAGCAATGAAGTTGTGAATATTTATGGGATGTATCTCTTGTCTGTATGCCTATTCTGTCTAAATAACTCAGATCTACTGGAGTGAGgggcaaagaattttttttattttaagtacaGGGTTTTATTATTGTGGTAAACACAAGTACAAGGTCTGTACTTTGCATTAGAAGAGAAAGCTTTCCTCACTTCCACATTTGTCAGACTGAACTGATTATGTTTATCACCGTGAGATCTTAGAGAAACCATTGTTGCTCTACCTGCAAAAAAGACACAAGATAAAACACGCAACAAAATTCTTCCACCAAATGGAAAGACAAGCTGATCTTGGAGTCACATTTGCATACTACTTTTTCATATAGAgaggtttgtgggtttttcccAGCTACCTCAGCATCTCAGGTTTGCTCAAATTAATGTCCCATCACAGATTGTTGATACTTTACAGGCCATCACAAATGCTGCTCTTGTGTGAGCAGACCCAGAACAAGTCTTGAAAGCCACTTCAAAGATTTCTTAGGTAAGGTCTGGTTGTCAGACCTGTAAATCGTCATGATTTCAAGCAGTTCTCACAAAGTATCACAAATAAAACACAAGCAGGATTTTGTGATcaagatttaaagaaaagaaagttttaaaaagacaCCCCAAAAGAGCAAACCCACACATTCCATAAGCTTGCATAAAGCTTCCATAAAGTCTCTTTTTAGAGACTTTTGGAAATGTGTAAATTGGCACAGAGAAAGAATTATTGAAAGAAACCATTAGAAGATGTAAAACCAGCACTTTCCAGCCTGGAAGCTTgattttttaatagcttttcctgttttgttgttGACTGTCATGAATTTTTACTGTGTATGAGAAGGACATCTATCAAGTATTGTATTCTGTCTGCAATGAGAAATTCCAGGCAGTGGTAGGATCCCGCTGCCCATTTTATTATTGCAGGCACATCCAACAATGATATTTTCCTTCTAGCTCAGATAATTTTACAATTGTGGTACACCTATGTTGCTGAAGATTATAGCCTGATTACTACTAATGGATTTattaggttttttcccttttggtaaTACTTACTGCTTTCTATTGGGGTTCCACAACCAACACACGTGAAGTTCTGGGCAGCCACCACTGCATCTCTCCTGCATACAGAGGTAAACAGTTACACCTTTCAGCATCCAAAACACAGTTTAGTTAACGTTCTCCCAAAGTGCAAGAGAGCTACACTGGCACCACTGAAAATGCCCAAATTAGGAGCTGACTTCTACTCCTCCACATGAAGAAGGGGGTTCTGGAAGAAGATGCACATTATTATTTTAGTGAGTCTCTAAGCTATTCTGTGGAGAATATACCATCAATTACTGCTTCTAAATATAGCTTGTTgcaagaattaatttattttccatttcttaaggTGGCATCAATAtcaagggggagggggaaatccaCATCTGCAACTGAAAAAGCAACTGGACCTGCAACAACACAGGGAATTAGCCAGTTTGCCTGCTGTGTGCATTTAACAGCACTTTATGCAGAGTGAGACAGCAGTTTCCCCAAACACACACTGTTTTCTCCCCCCTTTCTGAAAACCTACTCCCCATAAAATATTAGCGGGGaaactcttaaaaatattctccagGTAGTctcacaaaatgaaatttttaagagTCCAGCTAAGCACGCTGCCACCGTAACACCAAACGGTATGTGTATTATCACATGTAAAAGTGCACATGCCACGTCAATCAGGACGTGCCATCAGAGGGAAAAAGATACAATCTGCTTTCTAGCGAAGCTGGTGACAGCCACTGCAGAAGGCTGCACCACGCACTAGCTCTAACCTTAGGTTCTGTTAAATCACCCAGGCTCTTTCCATCAACTTCAGCAGGTTTTAGACAAATCCCCATGCTGTACTAAACGACAACGCTCAGATCCCTTAGACTTACTTGATTGAAGGGTGAATATTAAATATAATCTGCGATCTTGGTGGGGACCAGCCAGAAGATCCTCTTAATTTGGATATGATCTTTATTTCTTCAGCCAGATTCAAACTGGACTCAAGCTCTCTTGGAATCTCTTCTTTCAGCTCAGACTATTGGGAAAGACAAACTCGTGAAGATGAACAGCCCATCAGCTGGATGTATGTTAAATGCTATGAAACGTCTCCCTTCATAGTCCAGGAttttaaagttcagttttcaCCTGCATGTAGTCCCCCTCTCAGTTAAACTCCCTTCTATCAGTCCAATAAGAAAGTACATCCCGATCGTTCACAACTGCACATCTTAGATGTGCTGAAAATTGctaaagagagaagaaattttctaaaaatttatcTAAAGTGAACTAATAAGCTGTAAGTACTcgtctgtatttattttctttttttttttttaaatgcagcttcctcctttccctaacagtgaagcagctgcagtgagACAATGATTATTTGGGGAACCAAATAAAGAGCCCGCTGTTTTCGGCTCAGACTCACTCTCTGCTTAGATGAGCTCAGGCAACCAGACAGTTGAACTGCACAGTCTGTCTGCAACCAGTGTTTTCTGAAAGCTCTGCACAACTCCTGGGCTGTTGCTTCAGCAGAATTGCTGCCTGGTTCAAAAGATGATCTGAAAGTTAAGCAATACAGACAGTGAAAAATAGCAGCATGTCATCAGCAGCTCCGCTGCCTCTTCTGCATCCCTGAAAAGTTTTCTCCCATCCCTTCATTCCTATCCCTTTGCTTTGATACACCCAGGCCTTTGCAGAGCCACAGCCACCACCCTCCAGCGAGACTCCAGGACCAGAGAAACGCTCTACTAGGCCAAGCGCCACAGACATTTGCTGTCAAGCAgcattcctttcccttccttggGAGGACCAAATTTACCACTCCCACATCTTTCCCTGCCCTGGCAAGAAGAGTCACCAGAAAGCTGGTCAACAGAAAAGGTAGTGCCACCGGGCTATTATAGTAAAGGTACACAGCATTACCTTTCATCTGGGGCGACAGACAGATTTTCAAGGTCTTCAAGTTCTGCGGTAAAGGAGAAAATTTTATCAAGCCGTCTAAGAAACAAAGCTTCTGTTACTCAGCACTGTTTTAAATCTACTTTCTGTGTTACCACAGTGTCAGTTTCAAATATATTCATCTTTACAACACCCTTGCTGGATGTGGGAAATAACCTCAGCCCTGGTTGTAACACAGGCATAAGGAATCTTATCTCCTCTGCAGATCTCTGACATCCACTGATGAAGAGTACTCCCTAACAGCTATGCATCATATCATCACCATCAGCCTCCGTTCAAGAGCAGGAGAATTGGTAAGAAGAGACTAAGTGCCTGCTAGTCCAGGTCCAGCCAGAAAGCACTAGACGCAAATGATAATATACAGAACCAATAGAGTGCACATTAATTTTTTCAGACAGTGACAGATATTTGGAGACACCGATCACAAACGTGCCAGCTAACACTATAAGCAAGTTAGTAACAGGTGAGATGAATGGAATTAAAGCACACACTTCTTCATTATGTTTATATAGACAAAATATGCTTGTGCAGACAAGGTGTTCACATTGGTAGCATTAGTTTTGGCCACACATATTGTTGTGAAAACAAATGCTTCCCCATTCATACACGTCAAAATAACTCTTGCTACTAGAAATGCAGTTTTGGGAGCTAGTTCTTCATTCTTAGATTAGGAAAAGAGGAGGTGAAAAAATAAGCGAATCTCTAAAACCAAAGGGAGcgataaaaaaaagcatttgttaacaggaaaaaataagagagagGTTAAATGTTGCTCAGGCTACTTTTAAGGGTTTCTGTATATGTAAAAATCGGAAGGTAACCAAAGAAACTCAGGATGTCCTGAAAAGAAGCAGGGCACTGGTGACTATAAGGGGACAGTCTGCTCTAGTCCtgaagcagagggagggctgcctAAAACCTAATCAACCTCTTTAATTAGGAAATGACCATGTCCTAAATTCTCTCAAACAATGCTGCTATAGTTGGCTGAGGCTGTGCCAGTTTCACACTTTGCTCACCCACATTCATTGGGTTTAATCCTTAGGCATAATTTCAGTCCCTCAAACCagcaaatgtattattttgtaGAAAGGAAATCCTGCACCACACTGGTATTCTTCTaataatattagaaaaaattctaataatattcttttaataaagaGTCATGCATACATCgctctttccattttctcatgTTATTTCTCCTGCGATAACATCTACTAAGCCAAACGATGCAATAGATTCAGATGAACAATAGAGCTATTTGTGCAGTTATAATTTTAAAGTCTTACCAATAATTACATATTCATCCTCTGAGTCACTGTGGTAACGAAATCTGGTAACCTCATGATGTGATGGTAGATGCACTGGGGAGCTGACAGGCAGCGGAGCACAGCCTGTCCGGAACAAAGACACCACCAGTTAAACCTTTCCAGCATTTATAGAGTAGCTAcaattatatttacatttttcttcacttACCAAAACTTCAGCACGCAGCCTGTATTTAcagagcaattttatttatttatttttatacacacacacagaaagccAATTCTTGGGAGTCTGTCATACAGCATGTCCCTCAGTTTCTTAGGAAGAAGCTTCTACAGACTAAACCAAAAGGTTTTATATTATCAGTGGTCTCTCCCCTTCTCACGTGCAAGCACACCATCCATTTTTCCCCACAAGTTATGTCATTTAGACTTTAGACTTAAGTTCCATCCCCAAGATCCGTATTACTCAAGACTAAAATCTACTTGAAAATGCATGTGCTGACTCAAGCATTATAGTGCCAGCAGCATTTATTATCTTGCCTCAAAACTATATGTGAATTAATACTCTGGGCAGTTTCACTCAAATCAGTTGCGTGGCCCGATCTGCATGCTGCAGaagcacagaaggaaagagcCAGGCTTCAAGTCCTGCAAAAAAAGATTTAAGCAGAGAGAAAACCAGCCAACTACAGGCACGCTCTATGGAGAGTTGTGCTTGGCATGTGGCGCTTCaaccttacattttctttttcatgtaaaagagggggaaaaaaaaaaaccaacaaaacacagaTGTGAGCATTCAAAAGGAAGAATTTGACCCACAGGGAAAACACTTGTGGCATAATGATCCTGAGGGAAGGCAGCTCTGTTGAGAGACTCAAAGAAGGTGACAGAGGATTTGGTTCCAAGCAATGCtcaaattattttagtatttttttgcacaaaaataaatggcaaaggCTGTCAGACAAGGTTGCGTTATAGACTAAGTAGCTTGCCTTCATAACCACTGTCTGAAGAGGCAACGGAAGAATCAGACTTCTTCACTCCAGGGTAAGAAGATAACTCCGAATCAGTGTGACAGCTGCCATCTGATCCACTTGTTTCCTCCACACTCCAGGACTCTGCTTGTTGGCTTAGGATATTACACTTCATTTTTTCTAGTGATGCTATAATCATATCTGCAACAAAAAAGTGCGCGTTTTCCTGGACGCAAGATTGGAACACTCATTAGTACACAGCATATTTAATCTTTACTTAAGATGAAgtgaaatatataatttttccCCATACTTTTTCAActcaagaaatgaaaatgtaaggCTATCTCACCTttcatttaaacacaaaaaaaccaccccaaggGCAATTCAGAGACAACATGCAAAAGGCAACTGCCCAGATAATTGCCTCACCCTTGATTAAAACATACAATTTACTTTTATCTTACCCATCTATTAGATAAAACCAAACTTGATTACATGCCTGACTGATGAATATGTATGCATTTTAGGGACATAGTCTTCTAGTTACACCGCATTATTTAGTATGCAAATGTGAATCCATGTAAACTATTTAATAGGATTTAATTTCAAGTCAGTGTGTATAAGCAGTTTTGCATGCACGCTAACTTGGATGGGGCCAGAAGAGGCAGGTTTTGAAGGGATTTTCAGGTGGTGGGTAGCACAGAAGCTAGTAAAATCCTTTCATGTGTTAGGGCAGTGAAGTAGGGAATATGCAGTGAGATAGCTTACATGGTCAACTCAAAGCTGCACAGAAAGTGTGATATGGGTAAGTGGGAACCTAGCTCCCCTGGTGTTCACGCTGCCTTAAATAAAAGGTAGTCATTTTAAAGCTTCACTGTGGCATTTCCCCACCAGACAACCCCTCCCCATGGTGTCCCTTACCATCTTGCCTGCCTGGATCACCCATCTTCTGGGAAAAGGGAATTTGTAAAGCCACCTCTGGCACCACTGAGACATCCAGACAAACCTGGAGCTCTCTGCCCCAATACCACTGCTGTATCCCCTGCTTCCTGTGGTCTAACAGAACATCCCACCAGCCCCACCTGTGCTACTGCTGCTGGCCTGGGCACAGCCTCCTAGCCCAGGCTCAGTTCAAAAGTGGATGCATCGTGAAGGGTTAGGTGCTCTCAGGTGCGTGGGTGAACACTCATGAGATGCCCAGGAtactctccccctctcccctcaaCTGCATCTGTTTGCACTGTGCAAGGCTAAACCTCTGCCTAAATTACCATGGCAGTACCTAAGGCTAGAGATTCTGAGTGCAGAATAATTAAAGCTTTCTAAAAAGTTGCTTATGCTCAGAAAATTGTACCACTCACATCTGTATTTGTGACATCCCCTACAACCTGTACGGAAAGCATGGAGAAAGACATCAGTGTTTAGAAATAGCTAAATCTTAAGGACTACAACAGACATCACTGCTTTCTTATTGTCCACAGCCAAACACATTTAAAAGAGATTAATCTCAACGTTAGAAAGAGCCCACAAGTCCTTGTAGGTGTTTGAACAGACTTATCTTTTCCCTAACAATAACTAACATCACTTGCTTGGTGCACAGTTTCTCCAAAGACAACTTTCAGTGAACTTCAGGATACACcattagcaaaggaaaaaattaaacagcCTTTTTGCTTTTGGGAGATAAAGAGGACATCTACTCTGAAGATTCAAAAAGCCTGTGTGGCAGTGGTTAACCCCAAGTTAGTGGCAGAGCACAGCACATCAGCATATCCTGCTGATAAAAACAATTATGAGCTTATCTGAGAGTTGCAAATAGATGGAACAGGATACAGGCACTCCGGTACTCAGCATGACTCTATCAGctttcagctctgcctcctgcgAGGTCCGTCACGCTAGGAAGCGGTCCCAACTCAGCTGTGACACACCAACCTTCttatttctcttccctcccactcGCATCAGTGGAAAGTTCCCCTAGAATATCTGACCCATCTCCTTCCTGGCACACAACTACAACTCTCAAGACTTGCTGACACTACAAGTACCTTAGTTTTCAGTCTCCTAAGTTTCAAAGAGATTATTTCACAAcctgaaaatgtttttggtttgggtttagtttagtttttttaaaggCAGCCTCAGTCTCAGTCATAATGGACCGAGTTCTTGATATCTTTTAACCTGTAATCACATCAGACCCCAATCATCTGCACAGGAGAAGTAGCTGTTGCGATCTTGCCTCACTCAATAGTTCTCAGACTGTGGTTTCTAATCCAGATATCTACTCACTGGTCTCCTGGTGACTGAAAGCAAATTACTTCGGTTTTGGTTCCCACGTTACAGACGGAGAAACATCACCTCCTTTCTGAAACATCTTTCAcaaaaagcaacatgaaaagcTAGTTCAcaagtttgttgggttttgatGTGTGATTTATTGgcggtttttggtttgttttttttttttaaatgcacctCAGGGACGCTGAGAGCTTCAAATCAAACGCAGAACTTGCCACTCCAGTAAAACCAGTGCTATGCACAAAGATGATTACCCCTTGAGCCCAGGACATGGGACCACGTGCACATCCACagtccagcaaaaaaaaaaaaatccccttttctaggcacatttttaaagctcttttgtATTAAATCCTACTCATTGCAATAACTAATTATAACATTAACCCCTCTTTTCCAATTGTTAGAAAAGATGAACATTTAGCACACAGCGTTATGTGTGACAGCATTATCTTCTCGTATTTATCTCTGTTTATAAGCTCAAATGGGCTGCCCACCTGGCAACACACCTAAGACCATTTGGACCCCTTAGGCAAATTAGAAACCATGAGAAACCACTTAAATTACTGCAGATGTTACAGTTACTGTGCTTGTTATTCATATTGTAATTCCTTTACAGCAAGCTCACATGCTTATCAtaagcacacacaaaaaccccaacctctCCCTATCTCCCGATAGTAAAAGCATGAGGTAAATCCCATCTATATGCATGTAGCTGCAACAAATTCTACATAACATATTCTAACGTAGCTTTAAAATGACTATAATAATCTTAAAGTTTGGTCTCAAGGAACGTGTGGGAAAATGATGGAATGAAAAGTGGAAATGTATAGTGttctaaaatatttccattattttaaaataattaaaatatttaattaatgtattaagagtaaaaataaatgaagaaataggCATTTTAGGTTTGTAGGTTCACCCAcagaggggaagaagagggaaaatacagtatttgtaaaGATTAGTCCATCTATCAGAAAGTTGTGTTATTGAGAAACGCCTCCTGTCATTTGGTTTTGCCactataaaatggaaaaaacattatGACAATAGTCTTTGTTGTCCTCACCTTCTCCACATCTTCTGGAAGCATGCAGATGTCCTGCAACGAACGATTCAAGGGTATAGCACTTATGTTCAAAGGAGAAGTAGAACCTGTGGGTGTAACAAGAACTTTTATTAgttatttcttcctctgcagctcccAGGATGTGTGCAGGGTGAtttccagaaagcaaagcaaactttcTTTCCCAAAACTGAACGCCGTTAGGGCTGGAGGTTGTGGTGGAAGttaaggagaaggagagagagatgtGAGGAACACGTTGGCATTTGAACTACCCCTGGCAGCCTGAAGCATGAGTATGAACTACCAGGGAAACACAGTTCAAATGCCGTGTGGTGACAGCACCACCGCGCTCCCAACACCAGCCCTCTCCCAGCTATGAGCTACAGCCTGAGCTGTTGGGGACTGTCAGAGCCAGAACCTTGGGCTGGGATTACAGTGATGCTCTGCAGTTTGCAACACAGCCAGCTAACACTGCTCTCTGCTCATTCACAatagctggaagaaaaagaaatctcactgcTGTCTGGGCATCCAGAGAGATGCATCAGCCTTA
This region includes:
- the RUBCNL gene encoding protein associated with UVRAG as autophagy enhancer isoform X1; its protein translation is MSLRAVALASYSRTEVFKHPHSRKLNHEGLKVAFTESVYSSNPSARISCLAPTPQISVLSDEYSRPAVIGHARSFGSYPDSAEAIKDILVSVLNASGLKPSLVLEQTRMQGAEHLDSDVERWEESSDGDSHDDSDSDSAHHNTACTQTDIRFTRHRACWDNTCCDSSKPSLDTFFCPRYSGGDPAASSLNGFALLDVSPLKRDCFTQVTLTGGTVTSAVVCSGKERYTSPERDLTFTRFLPDSTVGKTADLLKYPDALEPAPVSSSDSNSPSGLSQSEPVNRTGSTSPLNISAIPLNRSLQDICMLPEDVEKENAHFFVADMIIASLEKMKCNILSQQAESWSVEETSGSDGSCHTDSELSSYPGVKKSDSSVASSDSGYEGCAPLPVSSPVHLPSHHEVTRFRYHSDSEDEYVIIELEDLENLSVAPDERSSFEPGSNSAEATAQELCRAFRKHWLQTDCAVQLSGCLSSSKQRSELKEEIPRELESSLNLAEEIKIISKLRGSSGWSPPRSQIIFNIHPSIKRDAVVAAQNFTCVGCGTPIESKYIRRLRYCDYLGKYFCDCCHSYAQSSIPARILMKWDFKKYYVCNFSKHLLDSIWQHPVFNVLCINKALYVKSKEMDRVKEAQEQLFHLKKLLKTCRFGESVLKEFEQVPSHLTEELHLFSLDDLVKIKRGQLLPLLKDILKSSTSHVDGCELCQAKGFICEFCQSADLLFPYQIAKCKRCTECKTCFHKACFESGGCPKCLRIAARRTLSETPSLVPP
- the RUBCNL gene encoding protein associated with UVRAG as autophagy enhancer isoform X3, with protein sequence MPVLNHEGLKVAFTESVYSSNPSARISCLAPTPQISVLSDEYSRPAVIGHARSFGSYPDSAEAIKDILVSVLNASGLKPSLVLEQTRMQGAEHLDSDVERWEESSDGDSHDDSDSDSAHHNTACTQTDIRFTRHRACWDNTCCDSSKPSLDTFFCPRYSGGDPAASSLNGFALLDVSPLKRDCFTQVTLTGGTVTSAVVCSGKERYTSPERDLTFTRFLPDSTVGKTADLLKYPDALEPAPVSSSDSNSPSGLSQSEPVNRTGSTSPLNISAIPLNRSLQDICMLPEDVEKENAHFFVADMIIASLEKMKCNILSQQAESWSVEETSGSDGSCHTDSELSSYPGVKKSDSSVASSDSGYEGCAPLPVSSPVHLPSHHEVTRFRYHSDSEDEYVIIELEDLENLSVAPDERSSFEPGSNSAEATAQELCRAFRKHWLQTDCAVQLSGCLSSSKQRSELKEEIPRELESSLNLAEEIKIISKLRGSSGWSPPRSQIIFNIHPSIKRDAVVAAQNFTCVGCGTPIESKYIRRLRYCDYLGKYFCDCCHSYAQSSIPARILMKWDFKKYYVCNFSKHLLDSIWQHPVFNVLCINKALYVKSKEMDRVKEAQEQLFHLKKLLKTCRFGESVLKEFEQVPSHLTEELHLFSLDDLVKIKRGQLLPLLKDILKSSTSHVDGCELCQAKGFICEFCQSADLLFPYQIAKCKRCTECKTCFHKACFESGGCPKCLRIAARRTLSETPSLVPP
- the RUBCNL gene encoding protein associated with UVRAG as autophagy enhancer isoform X2; translated protein: MLNHEGLKVAFTESVYSSNPSARISCLAPTPQISVLSDEYSRPAVIGHARSFGSYPDSAEAIKDILVSVLNASGLKPSLVLEQTRMQGAEHLDSDVERWEESSDGDSHDDSDSDSAHHNTACTQTDIRFTRHRACWDNTCCDSSKPSLDTFFCPRYSGGDPAASSLNGFALLDVSPLKRDCFTQVTLTGGTVTSAVVCSGKERYTSPERDLTFTRFLPDSTVGKTADLLKYPDALEPAPVSSSDSNSPSGLSQSEPVNRTGSTSPLNISAIPLNRSLQDICMLPEDVEKENAHFFVADMIIASLEKMKCNILSQQAESWSVEETSGSDGSCHTDSELSSYPGVKKSDSSVASSDSGYEGCAPLPVSSPVHLPSHHEVTRFRYHSDSEDEYVIIELEDLENLSVAPDERSSFEPGSNSAEATAQELCRAFRKHWLQTDCAVQLSGCLSSSKQRSELKEEIPRELESSLNLAEEIKIISKLRGSSGWSPPRSQIIFNIHPSIKRDAVVAAQNFTCVGCGTPIESKYIRRLRYCDYLGKYFCDCCHSYAQSSIPARILMKWDFKKYYVCNFSKHLLDSIWQHPVFNVLCINKALYVKSKEMDRVKEAQEQLFHLKKLLKTCRFGESVLKEFEQVPSHLTEELHLFSLDDLVKIKRGQLLPLLKDILKSSTSHVDGCELCQAKGFICEFCQSADLLFPYQIAKCKRCTECKTCFHKACFESGGCPKCLRIAARRTLSETPSLVPP